The proteins below come from a single Panicum hallii strain FIL2 chromosome 7, PHallii_v3.1, whole genome shotgun sequence genomic window:
- the LOC112900710 gene encoding MEIOTIC F-BOX protein MOF-like, producing MEAPCKRRRGNDDDAGDAGDRDRLSALPDSLLREVMSHMKARQVVQTCVLVRRWRDLWRSMTCLDADQDEFATAGACIYSDHEGWERFEDFMDTLLCPGNVSIALLDTLRLHTSYRGLGGEGRRAYRWIRRDIKYHHHAGQEPGLHRGALSCNSWRLRRLHLSNLHLCNLFAEHVRSSCQSLENLELKNCNCEFPAIASGSLKSLVLKCCALKGFREITSPSLKNLFINAGYNTKYCLLVITAPAVTSMFLGVTPYNFNAGL from the coding sequence ATGGAAGCCCCCTGCAAGCGGAGGCGCGGCAACGACGACGATGCCGGCGACGCCGGCGACCGGGACAGACTGAGCGCGCTGCCGGACAGCCTCCTCCGCGAGGTCATGTCTCACATGAAGGCCCGGCAGGTGGTGCAGACCTGCGTGCTGGTCAGGAGGTGGAGGGACCTCTGGCGCTCCATGACCTGCCTCGACGCCGACCAGGATGAATTCGCGACCGCGGGCGCCTGCATCTACTCCGACCACGAGGGCTGGGAGAGGTTCGAAGACTTCATGGACACCCTCCTGTGCCCTGGCAACGTCTCCATCGCCCTCCTGGACACGCTTCGGCTGCACACCAGCTACCGCGGTCTGGGCGGCGAGGGTAGGCGTGCGTACAGATGGATCCGCCGTGACATCAAATACCACCACCACGCCGGCCAGGAACCTGGCCTTCACCGTGGGGCACTGAGCTGTAACTCCTGGCGCCTCAGGAGGCTGCACCTCTCCAATTTGCATCTCTGCAATCTGTTCGCTGAGCATGTCAGGTCAAGCTGCCAATCTTTGGAGAACTTGGAGCTGAAGAATTGCAACTGCGAATTTCCTGCGATCGCCTCTGGATCACTGAAGAGCTTGGTCCTGAAATGCTGCGCGTTGAAAGGCTTTCGTGAGATTACGTCGCCCTCACTGAAGAACCTGTTTATCAATGCTGGCTATAACACCAAATATTGTCTGCTTGTCATCACGGCACCTGCTGTTACTTCTATGTTCCTGGGCGTGACGCCTTACAACTTCAATGCCGGTCTTTAG